A stretch of the Capsicum annuum cultivar UCD-10X-F1 chromosome 8, UCD10Xv1.1, whole genome shotgun sequence genome encodes the following:
- the LOC107840416 gene encoding PR5-like receptor kinase, with protein MRGLKWITVMPQVAVWHVRIQEVIEFDQEFRCRCGDTTLPFTCRYNGKPPTYLLQPNIQFARKIYLLKLTTGISVAGIGMLICFGIWYTQYRKSFYKCLRLINGKTEDQSLEALLKQYGSLAPRRYSYWEIKKMTHGFKDKLGEGGYGVVYKGELSDGRAVAVKILKASKGDGEEFINEVASIS; from the coding sequence ATGAGGGGTTTGAAGTGGATTACAGTGATGCCTCAGGTGGCTGTTTGGCATGTCAGGATTCAGGAGGTAATTGAATTTGATCAAGAGTTCCGCTGTCGTTGTGGAGACACAACTCTTCCTTTTACTTGCCGATATAATGGAAAGCCACCGACGTATTTGTTGCAACCAAACATTCAATTTGCAAGAAAGATTTATTTACTCAAGCTGACAACAGGAATTTCAGTTGCTGGAATTGGGATGTTAATCTGCTTCGGGATCTGGTACACGCAGTATAGAAAGTCATTCTACAAGTGCTTACGATTAATTAACGGCAAAACAGAAGATCAGAGTCTAGAGGCTTTACTTAAGCAATATGGTTCTCTGGCACCAAGGAGATACAGCTATTGGGAAATCAAGAAAATGACACATGGATTCAAAGATAAGCTTGGTGAAGGAGGTTATGGAGTGGTCTACAAAGGTGAACTTTCTGATGGCCGTGCAGTTGCAGTGAAGATTTTAAAAGCATCTAAAGGTGATGGGGAAGAATTTATCAATGAAGTTGCAAGCATCAGCTAG
- the LOC124886715 gene encoding uncharacterized protein LOC124886715 produces MWVMAGYFNDIRDNLEKIGGRILDESSFTDFKNFLWEIGAIDLGFNGKPWTWWCYRENDGIIQERLDRALCSPGWRLQFNQANINHLETEASDHSALLINSEPSPIKRKKRFFFDKRWSEIKEVNIAIEQTWNRSVEGNKQSIVNFKLKRCKLALLAWLRDGKGNSREKIQGIKNRIVDLKNDIRPFDITNMKELKKELGKAYKDGEIY; encoded by the coding sequence ATGTGGGTTATGGCTGGTTATTTTAATGACATTAGGGATAATTTGGAGAAAATAGGTGGTAGAATTCTAGATGAGTCTTCATTTACAGATTTTAAAAACTTCTTATGGGAGATTGGCGCTATTGACTTAGGTTTTAATGGAAAACCATGGACTTGGTGGTGTTATAGAGAAAACGATGGGATTATTCAAGAAAGACTTGATAGAGCTTTATGTTCCCCTGGATGGAGACTTCAATTTAATCAAGCGAACATCAACCATCTAGAAACGGAGGCTTCTGACCACTCGGCATTACTTATAAACTCTGAACCTAGccctataaaaaggaaaaaaagattctTTTTTGATAAAAGGTGGAGCGAAATAAAAGAAGTAAATATAGCAATTGAGCAAACATGGAATAGAAGTGTAGAAGGTAATAAGCAATCTATTGtgaatttcaagttaaaaaggtGTAAACTTGCTCTACTAGCTTGGCTTCGAGATGGTAAGGGTAACTCTAGGGAAAAAATTCAAGGGATTAAGAATAGGATTGTTGATCTAAAAAACGATATTAGACCTTTTGACATTACTAATATGAAGGAGCTTAAGAAAGAATTAGGTAAAGCTTACAAAGATGGGGAAATCTACTAG